One genomic region from Panthera tigris isolate Pti1 chromosome D1, P.tigris_Pti1_mat1.1, whole genome shotgun sequence encodes:
- the SPTY2D1OS gene encoding putative transmembrane protein SPTY2D1OS has product MIVLGWMLFVGLACYMGTFPEFTPPTLKWKEKWPVQESKTRLRSLALDEEPQL; this is encoded by the exons ATGATTGTGCTTGGCTGGATGCTTTTTGTTGGACTTGCGTGTTACATGGGCACATTTCCAGAGTTCACG CCTCCAACTCTGAAGTGGAAAGAGAAGTGGCCTGTTCAGGAGAGCAAGACACGACTGAGGAGCCTGGCTTTGGATGAAGAACCACAACTATGA
- the UEVLD gene encoding ubiquitin-conjugating enzyme E2 variant 3 isoform X5, with product MEMEFDCESLRRLLGKYKFRDLTVEELKNVNRFFPHFRYSMDTYVFKDSSQKDLLNFTGTIPVMYHGNTYNIPIRLWILDSHPFAPPICFLKPTANMGVSVGKHVDAQGRIYLPYLQNWSHPKSVIVGLIKEMIAKFQEELPLYSLPSSDEARQVDLLAYIAKITEGVSDINSKHWANHEHKTVNKVTVVGGGELGIACTLAISAKGIADRLVLLDLSEETKGGVMDLDIFNLPNVEISKGGDLHSQLFG from the exons ATGGAGATGGAGTTCGACTGCGAGAGTCTCAGGCGGCTCCTGGGCAAG taCAAGTTCAGAGATCTAACTGTGGAAGAACTAAAGAATGTAAATAGGTTTTTCCCACATTTCAGATATTCCATGGACACCTATG tgtTCAAAGATAGTTCCCAGAAAGACCTGCTGAATTTCACTGGCACTATTCCTGTGATGTACCATG gtaatacatataacataccaATTCGTTTGTGGATCTTGGATTCCCACCCTTTTGCTCCCCCCATTTGCTTCTTAAAGCCAACTGCAAATATGGGTGTCTCAGTTGGAAAACATGTGGATGCTCAAGGCAGAATATACTTGCCCTATCTTCAAAACTGGAGCCAT CCTAAGTCTGTCATTGTTGGACTAATTAAAGAAATGATTGCCAAGTTTCAAGAGGAACTTCCCCTGTATTCTCTACCATCGTCTGATGAGGCACGGCAGGTAGACTTGCTAGCCTATATTGCAAAAATCACTGaag GTGTCTCAGACATAAATTCAAAGCACTGGGCAAATCATGAGCACAAAACAGTCAATAAAGTTACTGTGGTTGGAGGTGGAGAACTGGGAATTGCCTGCACATTAGCAATCTCAGCAAAG GGCATTGCAGACAGACTGGTCCTCTTGGACCTCTCAGAAGAGACGAAAGGAGGAGTGATGGACCTTGACATCTTTAACCTGCCTAATGTGGAGATCAGCAAAG